In Falco biarmicus isolate bFalBia1 chromosome 6, bFalBia1.pri, whole genome shotgun sequence, the following are encoded in one genomic region:
- the PLN gene encoding cardiac phospholamban translates to MEKVQHITRSALRRASTIEVNPQARQRLQELFVNFCLILICLLLICIIVMLL, encoded by the coding sequence ATGGAGAAGGTCCAACACATAACCCGCTCTGCTCTAAGAAGAGCCTCAACTATTGAGGTCAACCCACAAGCACGCCAAAGGCTCCAAGAGCTCTTTGTGAATTTCTGCCTGATTTTAATTTGTCTCTTGCTGATCTGTATCATTGTGATGCTCCTCTGA